One stretch of Jiangella gansuensis DSM 44835 DNA includes these proteins:
- a CDS encoding ABC transporter ATP-binding protein produces the protein MSALRVDDVSVTLLERTVIRDVSLTVPAGSWVTLVGPNGAGKSTLLRAIAGTVEHEGRIEIDGVAPAGLRSRERARLVAVVPQEPARPDGMTVLDYVLLGRTPYIPYLGTESAEDLGVVGELLDTLELREIADRAVTSLSGGEFQRAVLARALAQQAPVLLLDEPTSSLDLGHAQQVLELVDRLRADRGITVVSALHDLTTAGQFADHLVLLVDGETVAQGPAPAVLTEALISTHYGARVRVLTDPDGGVVVVPLRSGGVVPTAPVLDAKHG, from the coding sequence GTGAGCGCGCTGCGGGTCGACGACGTCAGTGTGACGCTCCTGGAGCGCACCGTCATCCGCGACGTCAGCCTGACTGTCCCGGCGGGCAGCTGGGTCACGCTGGTGGGTCCCAACGGCGCGGGCAAGTCGACGTTGTTGCGGGCCATCGCCGGGACCGTCGAGCACGAGGGCCGGATCGAGATCGACGGGGTCGCCCCGGCCGGTCTGCGGTCCCGCGAGCGGGCCCGGCTGGTGGCCGTCGTCCCTCAGGAGCCGGCCCGGCCCGACGGCATGACCGTCCTCGACTACGTGCTCCTCGGCCGCACGCCGTACATCCCGTACCTGGGCACGGAGTCGGCCGAGGACCTCGGCGTGGTCGGTGAGCTGCTGGATACCCTCGAGCTGCGCGAGATCGCGGACCGGGCGGTGACGTCGCTGTCCGGGGGCGAGTTCCAGCGTGCGGTGCTGGCCCGGGCGTTGGCCCAGCAGGCGCCGGTGCTGCTGCTGGACGAGCCGACGAGTTCGCTCGACCTCGGCCACGCCCAGCAGGTGCTCGAGCTGGTCGACCGGCTGCGTGCCGACCGCGGCATCACCGTCGTCAGTGCCCTGCACGACCTGACCACGGCCGGCCAGTTCGCCGACCATCTGGTCCTGCTGGTGGACGGCGAGACGGTCGCTCAGGGCCCGGCGCCGGCGGTGCTCACCGAGGCGTTGATCTCCACACACTACGGAGCCCGGGTCCGGGTGCTGACCGACCCCGACGGGGGCGTCGTCGTCGTCCCGCTGCGCTCCGGCGGTGTCGTGCCCACCGCGCCGGTGCTGGACGCGAAGCATGGATAG
- the cbiB gene encoding adenosylcobinamide-phosphate synthase CbiB: protein MDRRLVAARAGALALALALDHALREPPLPVHPVRLAGRYLAAAGRRVPARPRDRAVVAGALAWTAGAATAFLTGRLVERTVRDAPPWRRAAVLGAALWPLFAHRLLLDEVAAVERALTDDGVEAGRAAVARIVSRDVSELAPEQVRAAAIESLGENLSDSVVAPLLWFAVGGLPAAALYRFANTADAVWGYRTERWRHAGTVAARADDLLNLLPARVTGLALAGRTVRLTDLRREAARAPSPNAGWPMAALALRLGIRLEKPGVYVLAAGGRAPTAGDTAAALRRAGGMPRNGTRRRRYR from the coding sequence ATGGATAGACGGCTGGTCGCGGCCCGGGCGGGTGCGCTGGCGCTGGCGCTCGCCCTCGACCACGCGCTGCGGGAGCCGCCGCTCCCGGTGCATCCGGTGCGGCTCGCCGGCCGGTACCTCGCCGCGGCCGGACGCCGGGTGCCCGCTCGGCCCCGCGACCGGGCGGTCGTCGCCGGTGCGCTCGCTTGGACGGCCGGCGCGGCGACGGCGTTCCTGACCGGCCGGCTGGTTGAGCGGACGGTGCGGGACGCGCCGCCGTGGCGGCGGGCCGCCGTGCTGGGCGCCGCCCTGTGGCCGCTCTTCGCGCACCGGTTGCTCCTGGACGAGGTGGCCGCGGTCGAGCGAGCGCTGACCGACGACGGCGTCGAGGCCGGGCGTGCCGCGGTGGCGCGCATCGTCAGCCGCGACGTCTCGGAGCTGGCGCCGGAGCAGGTGCGGGCGGCGGCCATCGAGTCGCTGGGCGAGAACCTGTCCGATTCGGTGGTGGCGCCGCTGCTGTGGTTCGCCGTCGGCGGGTTGCCGGCGGCCGCGCTGTACCGGTTCGCCAACACCGCCGACGCCGTCTGGGGCTACCGGACCGAGCGCTGGCGCCACGCCGGCACTGTCGCCGCGCGAGCCGACGACCTGCTGAACCTCCTGCCGGCCCGGGTCACCGGGTTGGCGCTCGCCGGCCGCACGGTCCGGCTCACCGACCTGCGCCGTGAAGCCGCGCGGGCGCCGTCGCCGAACGCCGGGTGGCCGATGGCGGCGCTCGCGCTGCGGCTGGGGATCCGGCTGGAGAAGCCGGGTGTGTACGTCCTCGCGGCCGGCGGCCGTGCGCCGACGGCGGGCGACACCGCCGCGGCGCTGCGCCGGGCCGGCGGAATGCCGCGCAACGGCACGCGACGGAGGCGATACCGATGA
- a CDS encoding cobyric acid synthase, with amino-acid sequence MTAVMIQGCTSWAGKSLLTTALCRWYARQGLRVAPFKAQNMSNNARVVAGGEGASAARRDGASGGGASAARRDGASGGGASAARRDGASGEIGVAQWLQARAAGLEPDVRMNPVLLKPERGGSQVVRLGQVDHELSRRPWHDRSEALWPTVDQALGQLLDEYDLVVIEGAGSPAEINLAANDIVNMRVAERADAPVLLAVDIDRGGAFAHLYGTWALLPQRHRERIRGFVLNRFRGDASLLPPGPEQLEQLTGVPTVGVVPMVRHDLPDEDGAALHAPRRGGLPPVAVVRHPAASNLDEFALLEQVADVRWATAPWHLDGAATVILPGSKHVSADLDWLRASGLDDAVRAAAARPAVRVVGVCGGLQLLGRRLVDPHGVDGSGYGLGLLPLTTTYAPDKLVRHRTLRLPSLSGSWRGLAGLQFDGYEIRQGRTVADGPLDAAVDDALVVARGNVLGCYLHGMFEHPAVLEALFGARPDRTLDDTFDLLADIVEHHVDGAVLRELAGLP; translated from the coding sequence ATGACCGCCGTGATGATCCAGGGCTGCACCAGCTGGGCCGGGAAGAGCCTGCTCACGACGGCGCTCTGCCGCTGGTACGCCCGCCAGGGCCTGCGCGTGGCGCCGTTCAAGGCCCAGAACATGTCGAACAACGCGCGGGTCGTGGCCGGTGGTGAAGGGGCTTCGGCGGCTCGCCGCGATGGCGCCAGTGGGGGTGGGGCTTCGGCGGCTCGCCGCGATGGCGCCAGTGGGGGTGGGGCTTCGGCGGCTCGCCGCGATGGCGCCAGTGGAGAAATAGGCGTGGCGCAGTGGCTGCAGGCGCGGGCGGCCGGGCTCGAACCGGACGTGCGCATGAACCCGGTGCTGTTGAAGCCGGAGCGCGGTGGCAGCCAGGTGGTCCGGCTCGGCCAGGTGGACCACGAGCTCTCCCGGCGGCCCTGGCACGACCGTAGCGAGGCGCTGTGGCCCACGGTCGACCAGGCGCTCGGCCAACTGCTGGACGAGTACGACCTGGTGGTCATCGAAGGGGCCGGGAGCCCGGCCGAGATCAACCTGGCCGCGAACGACATCGTCAACATGCGGGTGGCCGAGCGCGCTGACGCGCCGGTGCTGCTGGCCGTTGACATCGACCGCGGAGGGGCGTTCGCCCATCTCTACGGGACGTGGGCACTGCTACCGCAGCGGCACCGAGAGCGCATTCGCGGCTTCGTGCTCAACCGGTTCCGCGGTGACGCGAGCCTGCTGCCGCCCGGCCCGGAACAGCTGGAGCAGCTGACCGGGGTGCCGACCGTCGGGGTGGTGCCGATGGTCCGGCACGACCTCCCGGACGAGGACGGCGCCGCACTGCACGCGCCGCGCCGCGGCGGGCTGCCGCCCGTCGCCGTCGTCCGGCATCCGGCGGCCTCCAACCTCGACGAGTTCGCGCTGCTCGAGCAGGTGGCGGACGTCCGCTGGGCGACCGCGCCGTGGCACCTGGACGGAGCGGCGACGGTGATCCTGCCCGGCTCCAAGCACGTATCGGCCGACCTCGACTGGCTGCGGGCCTCCGGACTGGACGATGCCGTCCGGGCGGCCGCCGCGCGTCCGGCGGTCAGGGTCGTCGGCGTGTGCGGCGGACTGCAGCTCCTGGGCCGGAGGCTGGTCGATCCGCACGGTGTCGACGGCAGCGGTTACGGCCTGGGCCTGCTGCCGTTGACCACCACGTACGCACCGGACAAGCTGGTGCGGCACCGGACGCTGCGGTTGCCGTCGCTGTCCGGGTCCTGGCGCGGGCTGGCCGGCCTTCAGTTCGACGGCTACGAGATCCGGCAGGGTCGCACCGTGGCCGACGGCCCACTCGACGCGGCAGTCGACGACGCGCTGGTGGTGGCCCGCGGGAACGTGCTCGGCTGCTATCTGCACGGCATGTTCGAGCATCCCGCGGTGCTGGAGGCGCTGTTCGGGGCCCGGCCCGACCGAACGCTCGACGACACGTTCGACCTACTCGCGGACATCGTGGAGCACCATGTCGACGGCGCCGTGCTGCGTGAGCTGGCGGGGCTGCCGTGA
- the cobS gene encoding adenosylcobinamide-GDP ribazoletransferase, translated as MIAGARAALGFLTRIPVGRHDPDLDRAAPYFPLVGVVVGGVGLAAWWATEPLLGSLAAAVVAVLTTVIVTGALHEDGLADTADGLWGGSTAQRRLEIMRDSRLGSYGALALGGDLLLRVALLAPLGPADAARVLLAGHVIGRAAPLVLAAWTPGARADGQGARLGRLRPAGALFAAGTVLVAAVLVVLPAWWWAPVVLGAAAVPVLALRRAARRRIGGVTGDVMGAGVILTNLAVAAVVAGLA; from the coding sequence GTGATCGCCGGCGCCCGCGCGGCGCTGGGTTTCCTGACGCGCATCCCGGTCGGCCGGCACGACCCCGACCTCGACCGCGCCGCGCCCTACTTCCCGCTGGTCGGGGTGGTTGTCGGTGGTGTGGGGCTGGCGGCGTGGTGGGCCACCGAGCCGCTGCTGGGATCGCTCGCGGCGGCGGTGGTGGCGGTGCTGACGACGGTGATCGTGACCGGTGCGCTGCATGAGGACGGCCTCGCCGACACCGCCGACGGCCTGTGGGGCGGATCGACCGCGCAGCGACGCCTGGAGATCATGCGTGACAGCCGCCTGGGCAGCTACGGCGCGCTGGCGCTCGGCGGTGACCTGCTGTTGCGGGTGGCGCTGCTCGCCCCGCTCGGTCCGGCCGATGCGGCCCGGGTGCTGCTGGCCGGCCACGTCATCGGACGGGCCGCGCCGCTCGTTCTGGCCGCGTGGACGCCGGGAGCTCGTGCGGACGGCCAGGGTGCCCGGCTGGGCCGGTTGCGCCCGGCTGGCGCTCTGTTCGCCGCCGGGACGGTGCTGGTGGCGGCCGTCCTGGTGGTGCTGCCGGCCTGGTGGTGGGCACCGGTGGTGCTGGGCGCGGCCGCGGTGCCGGTGCTGGCTCTGCGGCGGGCGGCGCGCCGGCGTATCGGCGGCGTCACCGGGGACGTCATGGGCGCCGGCGTGATCCTGACGAACCTCGCGGTGGCGGCCGTCGTCGCGGGGCTGGCGTGA
- the cobC gene encoding Rv2231c family pyridoxal phosphate-dependent protein CobC, which translates to MIGERLGRLTVVLGGQKSGKSGLAARRAAASGRPVVVVAPAVVRDDEFRARVERHQADRPSHWRTLETFDLAAAVNQAGPGAFVLVDALDTWLAEAMESAGLFIGDDVPDPAARAAAENRLVAELTTFAGTVARSDAEVLVIAGQPGLGVHAGGPGARFYVDLHGRCVQTLCAAADEALLVVGGRVVRLEEDAARPVGGAAAAGGFPELREHGDTQVPAGTVDLAVNVELGPPAWLAERLRSAVDGLAAYPDDRPARAAAAARHGRPAEECLVVNGAAETFWLIAQVLRPRLAACVHPSFTEPEAALRAAGVPVVRVPRDPARGWLLDPSSVPADADLVVLGRPDNPTGALDPVATVAALTRPGRTVVVDEAFAEFLDDADGVAGRRDLAGVVSVRSLTKLWGLAGLRVGYLVGPEPLVARLTSGRQPWSCNSLALTALEALAGAEDERRERAEDVARRRAGLVGELRHVPGLRVWDTHANFVLVQGAMPGLRERLLVHGLAARRADTFPGLDDRAVRVAVRDQATNSRLVAALHAIMGEVRA; encoded by the coding sequence ATGATCGGCGAACGGCTGGGACGGCTGACTGTCGTGCTCGGCGGGCAGAAGTCGGGCAAGTCGGGGCTGGCCGCGCGCCGGGCCGCCGCCAGTGGTCGTCCGGTGGTCGTGGTCGCACCGGCCGTCGTCCGCGACGACGAGTTCCGCGCCCGGGTCGAGCGGCACCAGGCGGACCGGCCGTCACACTGGCGCACGCTCGAGACCTTCGACCTCGCCGCGGCCGTCAACCAGGCCGGGCCCGGTGCCTTCGTGCTGGTGGACGCCTTGGACACCTGGCTGGCCGAAGCGATGGAGTCGGCCGGCCTGTTCATCGGCGACGACGTGCCGGATCCGGCGGCCCGAGCGGCAGCAGAAAATCGCCTCGTCGCCGAGCTGACCACCTTCGCCGGCACCGTCGCCCGTTCCGACGCGGAGGTGCTGGTGATCGCCGGGCAGCCGGGTCTCGGGGTCCATGCGGGCGGGCCTGGTGCCCGGTTCTACGTCGACCTGCACGGGCGCTGCGTCCAGACGCTCTGTGCGGCCGCCGACGAGGCGCTGCTCGTGGTCGGGGGGCGCGTGGTCCGGCTGGAGGAGGACGCCGCCCGTCCGGTGGGCGGCGCGGCGGCGGCCGGCGGCTTCCCGGAGCTGCGCGAGCACGGCGACACCCAGGTGCCGGCCGGCACCGTCGACCTCGCTGTCAACGTCGAACTCGGCCCGCCGGCCTGGCTGGCCGAGCGGCTTCGCAGCGCGGTCGACGGACTCGCCGCCTATCCCGACGACCGGCCGGCGCGCGCGGCCGCTGCCGCCCGGCACGGACGGCCCGCCGAGGAATGCCTCGTCGTGAACGGCGCGGCGGAGACGTTCTGGCTGATCGCCCAGGTGTTGCGGCCCCGGCTCGCGGCGTGCGTGCACCCGTCCTTCACCGAGCCGGAGGCCGCGCTGCGGGCCGCCGGCGTCCCGGTGGTCCGGGTGCCGCGTGACCCCGCACGAGGTTGGCTGCTGGACCCGTCGTCGGTACCGGCCGACGCCGACCTCGTCGTGCTCGGACGGCCGGACAACCCCACCGGCGCCCTGGACCCGGTCGCGACCGTCGCGGCCCTGACCCGGCCCGGCCGCACGGTCGTCGTCGACGAAGCGTTCGCGGAGTTCCTGGACGACGCCGACGGCGTGGCCGGGCGCCGCGACCTGGCCGGTGTCGTGTCGGTCCGCAGTCTGACGAAGCTCTGGGGCCTGGCCGGGCTGCGGGTCGGCTACCTCGTCGGGCCGGAGCCGCTGGTCGCCCGGCTGACCTCCGGCCGGCAGCCGTGGAGCTGCAACAGCCTCGCGCTGACCGCCCTGGAGGCGCTGGCCGGAGCCGAGGACGAACGCCGTGAGCGGGCCGAGGACGTCGCCCGACGCCGTGCCGGTCTGGTCGGCGAGCTACGCCACGTACCGGGCCTGCGGGTCTGGGACACGCACGCCAACTTCGTCCTGGTCCAGGGAGCGATGCCGGGGCTGCGCGAGCGGCTGCTCGTCCACGGGCTGGCCGCCCGCCGGGCGGACACGTTCCCCGGCCTGGACGACCGCGCGGTGCGGGTCGCGGTCCGGGACCAGGCGACCAACAGCCGGCTGGTCGCCGCGCTGCACGCGATCATGGGAGAGGTGCGGGCATGA
- the cobT gene encoding nicotinate-nucleotide--dimethylbenzimidazole phosphoribosyltransferase, with product MTSTVKELVAAVTAVDTEAARLARERHAALAKPPGSLGRLEDLGVRLAAMAGTCPPPVPSAPAVIVAAADHGVHAQGVSDWPQAVTAAMVSTAAAGGAAVNAIAATVGARVVPVDVGTLTTGAVPDGVRDERIRAGTADLTAGPAMTADECGAAVLAGARVATELIRTGTDLLVTGEVGIANTTASACLLAAFTGADPADVTGKGANLDHGKTAHKVAVVRAALDRHGSGRDPLATLASLGGLEHAALAGVMLAGAAARVPVVVDGVVTGAAALAAVALCPDAAGYLVPGHESAEPGGRSLPDRLGEPALLDLRLRLGEGTGALLAVPLVRAAARVLGDMATLADVTG from the coding sequence ATGACGTCCACCGTGAAGGAGCTGGTGGCGGCGGTCACGGCCGTCGACACCGAGGCTGCCCGGCTGGCCCGGGAACGGCACGCCGCGCTGGCCAAGCCTCCAGGCAGCCTCGGCCGGCTCGAGGACCTCGGGGTGCGGCTGGCGGCCATGGCCGGGACCTGCCCGCCGCCCGTCCCGTCGGCGCCGGCCGTGATCGTGGCGGCCGCCGACCACGGCGTGCACGCGCAGGGAGTCTCGGACTGGCCGCAAGCCGTCACCGCGGCCATGGTGTCCACCGCCGCGGCCGGTGGCGCGGCCGTCAACGCGATCGCGGCGACCGTCGGCGCGCGTGTCGTCCCCGTCGACGTCGGAACACTGACCACCGGTGCCGTGCCCGACGGCGTCCGGGACGAGCGGATCCGAGCCGGAACAGCGGATCTGACGGCCGGGCCGGCGATGACCGCCGACGAGTGCGGCGCGGCGGTCCTCGCGGGGGCGCGGGTGGCCACCGAACTGATTCGGACCGGCACGGACCTCCTGGTGACCGGCGAGGTCGGCATCGCCAACACGACGGCATCGGCGTGCCTGCTGGCTGCCTTCACCGGCGCCGACCCCGCCGACGTGACGGGCAAGGGCGCCAATCTCGACCACGGGAAGACCGCGCACAAGGTCGCGGTGGTCCGGGCCGCACTCGATCGCCACGGTTCCGGCCGCGACCCGCTCGCCACGCTGGCCTCGCTGGGCGGACTCGAGCACGCCGCGCTGGCCGGGGTGATGCTGGCGGGTGCGGCCGCACGGGTCCCCGTCGTGGTGGACGGGGTCGTGACCGGCGCCGCGGCCCTCGCGGCCGTCGCTCTGTGTCCGGACGCCGCGGGCTACCTCGTCCCCGGACATGAATCCGCCGAGCCGGGCGGGCGATCACTGCCCGATCGGCTCGGCGAACCTGCCCTGCTGGATCTGCGGCTACGACTCGGCGAGGGCACCGGGGCGCTGCTGGCAGTGCCACTGGTGCGGGCCGCCGCACGGGTGCTCGGCGACATGGCGACGCTGGCGGACGTGACCGGGTAG